A single candidate division WOR-3 bacterium DNA region contains:
- a CDS encoding VWA domain-containing protein yields MRFAEPWYLLLLLLIIPLIYLETKKKRAAVRFSDISFFKNTAKYNRILHYLPISLNIVVLVLITIGLARPQKGRVFEEIETKGVDIILCLDISTSMKAEDFKPKNRLFVAKEKAKEFINKRRGDRIGLVVFAADALTQCPLTFDHKILNELIDYVDFGILEDGTAIGMGLATAVARLKDSRAKEKMIILLTDGVNNTGEVDPTSAAKIAQAYNIKVYCIGVGTKGKVPYPVDHPIFGRQYAQVEIDFNMETLNEIAAATGGRAFLASDAEALGVIYDEIDKMEPTTFKTTKHTVYSEKAGCFLLPSVIILIVNFLLNITIFRRLP; encoded by the coding sequence ATGAGATTTGCAGAACCGTGGTATCTTCTTCTTTTGCTATTGATTATTCCATTAATCTATCTCGAAACAAAGAAGAAAAGAGCCGCCGTCAGATTCTCGGACATATCCTTTTTCAAAAACACTGCAAAATACAACCGGATTCTCCATTATCTTCCCATCAGCCTTAATATAGTTGTATTGGTTCTCATAACAATCGGACTTGCACGTCCCCAGAAAGGCAGGGTATTTGAAGAGATTGAAACAAAAGGAGTTGATATTATACTCTGTCTGGATATCTCCACGTCAATGAAGGCGGAAGATTTCAAACCGAAGAACCGCCTCTTCGTGGCGAAAGAAAAGGCGAAAGAGTTTATCAATAAACGACGGGGCGATCGAATAGGGCTCGTCGTATTCGCCGCCGACGCACTCACTCAATGTCCATTAACCTTTGACCATAAGATTCTGAACGAACTCATTGACTATGTCGATTTCGGAATTCTTGAAGACGGCACGGCAATCGGAATGGGTTTGGCGACCGCTGTAGCACGCCTGAAAGATTCCCGGGCAAAAGAGAAAATGATTATACTCCTTACTGATGGAGTAAACAACACGGGCGAGGTTGATCCGACGAGTGCCGCGAAGATAGCTCAGGCGTATAATATCAAAGTATACTGCATCGGTGTCGGTACCAAAGGAAAAGTTCCGTATCCGGTTGACCATCCGATATTCGGACGTCAGTACGCACAGGTGGAGATTGATTTCAATATGGAAACATTAAATGAAATCGCAGCCGCCACCGGAGGACGGGCGTTTCTCGCTTCGGACGCCGAAGCGCTGGGGGTAATCTATGACGAAATTGATAAGATGGAGCCGACCACGTTCAAAACAACAAAACACACGGTCTATTCGGAAAAAGCCGGTTGTTTCCTCCTTCCGTCTGTGATAATTTTGATTGTGAATTTTCTCCTCAACATCACAATCTTCAGGAGGTTACCGTGA
- a CDS encoding VWA domain-containing protein has protein sequence MIKWAEPHYLSLLLLIPLFIIGIIIYMMRKKKTLSKFADDHIIPRITDTLNKKLQVSKYILLILAFAFLVISLARPKWGEKLQIYKGKGIDVVIALDASKSMLAQDIKPDRLTRAKTEIISLLDNLTTDRVGITAFAGECYIMCPLTTDIEAAKLFLNVISPEVIPKPGTDLEKAISVSCSLFNPDEETHKALILFTDGDNLVGDPMSAVEKIKDQGVRLFTIGVGTIEGSPVPEIDEQGNFSSYKKDKDDKIVMSRLAERLLIILAKATDGRYFRTEGVYIDRLVGELDKIKKKEIGGGEYVEYEERYQYFLTIAFIFLFLNIFLTDRRGRWFERLFLLFLFSCGLNFAYADVGANMRKGNHLCRKGKYEDALQQYQKALVQEPDNPKIHYNMARALYKTEKYDEAISEFELGLLMKDEKFKANSFYNIGNCQFRKGQLDAAINAYKTALLLNPDDMEAKQNLEFCIKLKESLKNQPQSDSLQQQQQQRQQNQPQPQPQKKKGEINKEEAERILQALKDKEKENLKKSKQKRKKENVAKDW, from the coding sequence GTGATAAAATGGGCTGAGCCTCACTATCTTTCTTTATTGCTGTTAATCCCGCTTTTCATCATCGGAATCATCATTTATATGATGCGTAAAAAGAAAACCTTATCAAAATTCGCCGATGACCATATTATACCGAGAATCACCGATACATTAAATAAAAAACTTCAGGTTTCAAAATATATTTTATTGATTCTGGCATTTGCTTTCCTGGTCATAAGCCTGGCACGGCCTAAATGGGGGGAAAAATTACAAATCTACAAAGGAAAGGGAATCGACGTCGTCATCGCACTTGATGCGTCAAAGAGTATGCTTGCTCAGGACATCAAACCGGACAGATTGACCAGGGCGAAAACCGAAATCATCTCCCTGCTCGACAATCTCACCACAGACCGTGTCGGGATAACCGCATTTGCGGGTGAATGTTATATTATGTGTCCACTAACGACAGACATTGAAGCTGCAAAACTGTTTTTAAATGTAATCTCTCCCGAAGTGATACCTAAACCGGGTACTGATCTCGAAAAGGCGATTTCAGTTTCATGCTCGCTCTTCAACCCTGACGAAGAAACGCATAAAGCACTGATCCTCTTTACCGACGGTGACAATCTGGTGGGTGATCCGATGTCTGCCGTTGAAAAAATAAAAGATCAGGGAGTAAGACTTTTTACAATCGGTGTCGGAACAATCGAAGGCTCACCGGTTCCGGAAATAGATGAACAGGGTAATTTCAGTTCTTACAAGAAAGACAAGGATGATAAAATCGTTATGTCCCGATTGGCGGAAAGGCTTCTTATAATTCTTGCAAAGGCAACCGACGGCAGGTATTTCAGAACTGAGGGAGTCTATATAGATAGATTGGTCGGTGAACTTGACAAAATAAAGAAGAAGGAGATCGGCGGGGGTGAGTATGTGGAATATGAGGAACGTTATCAATATTTCCTTACCATCGCATTCATCTTTCTCTTTCTCAATATCTTTCTCACGGATCGCAGAGGCAGGTGGTTTGAAAGGCTGTTCTTACTTTTTCTGTTTTCTTGCGGTTTGAATTTTGCATATGCCGATGTGGGAGCGAATATGCGGAAAGGAAATCACCTCTGTCGTAAAGGCAAATATGAAGATGCATTACAACAATATCAAAAGGCACTGGTTCAGGAACCGGATAATCCGAAGATCCATTATAATATGGCGCGGGCATTGTATAAAACCGAAAAGTATGATGAAGCAATCAGTGAATTCGAATTAGGACTGCTTATGAAAGATGAAAAGTTCAAAGCAAACAGCTTCTATAATATCGGCAACTGCCAGTTCAGAAAGGGACAGCTCGATGCCGCAATCAACGCCTACAAAACAGCCCTCCTTTTAAATCCAGACGATATGGAAGCTAAACAGAACCTCGAATTCTGCATCAAATTGAAAGAATCCCTCAAGAACCAGCCGCAGAGTGATTCTCTCCAGCAGCAGCAACAACAACGGCAACAAAATCAACCGCAACCTCAGCCGCAGAAAAAGAAAGGTGAAATCAATAAAGAAGAAGCTGAACGGATTCTACAGGCCCTAAAAGATAAAGAAAAAGAGAATCTGAAAAAGTCAAAACAGAAAAGAAAGAAAGAAAATGTGGCGAAAGATTGGTAG
- a CDS encoding protein BatD, with the protein MWRKIGRLFILTQIILFAEELNFTASVNRTEVGLDEAVVLTVSVEGNNIDKIPSPQLPDLPDFDIGGTSSSQSTSIQIINGKFTKQQLINFIYTLYPKKIGELTIGICKLEFQGKTYTTQPIKITVIKGKTKPARPPSAGPAPSEPRVPISENLKLLASVNRKTIYLGEQVNVEFSLYNRLNLSNLNLTETPSFSGFWVEPIFDAKKINFQKKSINGKLYEVCLLKKAALFPMTTGKLKIGPMKMDAEIVQPPRDFFDFFGRAKVVQLESEPLYITVKPLPETGKPEEFTGGVGRFSMSATLDRTTSEAAEPITLTIKIKGTGNIRLIEKPKIPPISGVKVLDPETKDNVKIVNNRVKGYKEFRYPLIPQVDGEHLIPSIKIAYFDPRDKKYHTIKTEQLTFTATRTTAAAEAVRAGGLKILGSDINYIKSDRLRLTAQKYSADWWVLLMYFASLIIVGLSLIYRRHQAKLLTDRAYARKLRANKEVRRKIKEAERCLAKQEIQKFYGLLSKILIGYIGDRFNLDTRMLTREQLTEELIKRNVKEELVKRISTVIERCETVRFSPGGEYDEPMDMLQRIKEIIREL; encoded by the coding sequence ATGTGGCGAAAGATTGGTAGACTATTCATCTTAACACAGATAATCTTATTTGCCGAAGAACTGAATTTCACTGCGTCAGTCAACCGAACCGAAGTGGGGCTTGATGAAGCCGTGGTTCTGACGGTCTCGGTCGAGGGAAATAATATCGATAAAATTCCTTCACCCCAATTACCTGATCTTCCGGACTTCGACATCGGCGGTACTTCATCTTCACAATCAACCAGCATTCAAATAATCAACGGGAAATTCACCAAACAACAGTTAATCAACTTCATCTACACTCTATATCCGAAAAAAATCGGTGAACTGACGATTGGAATTTGTAAATTGGAATTTCAGGGAAAAACATACACCACCCAACCGATAAAAATAACCGTGATAAAAGGAAAAACAAAACCAGCCCGGCCTCCGTCAGCAGGGCCGGCCCCTTCAGAGCCACGGGTTCCCATCAGTGAAAATTTGAAACTGCTGGCGAGTGTCAATCGTAAAACCATCTATCTCGGAGAACAGGTCAATGTCGAATTCAGCCTCTACAATCGATTGAATTTGAGCAATCTTAATCTCACAGAAACGCCGTCGTTCAGCGGTTTTTGGGTGGAGCCGATCTTTGATGCAAAAAAGATAAATTTCCAAAAGAAGAGCATCAACGGGAAATTATATGAAGTGTGTCTTTTGAAAAAAGCGGCCCTCTTTCCGATGACGACCGGCAAATTGAAAATCGGTCCGATGAAAATGGACGCGGAAATAGTACAACCTCCCCGTGACTTCTTCGATTTTTTCGGCAGGGCAAAAGTAGTGCAACTCGAATCTGAGCCACTCTATATCACGGTCAAGCCTTTACCGGAAACCGGCAAGCCTGAAGAATTCACCGGCGGTGTCGGTCGATTCTCGATGTCAGCGACACTCGACAGAACAACTTCTGAAGCGGCTGAACCGATCACCCTGACCATCAAAATCAAGGGAACGGGCAATATCAGGTTGATCGAAAAACCGAAAATTCCTCCAATTTCAGGAGTTAAAGTTCTCGACCCGGAAACAAAAGACAATGTCAAGATCGTAAATAACCGGGTAAAGGGCTACAAGGAGTTCCGCTATCCTCTTATTCCCCAGGTTGACGGCGAACATCTTATTCCATCGATAAAGATCGCTTATTTCGACCCACGGGACAAAAAATATCACACGATAAAGACCGAACAGCTGACATTCACCGCCACCCGCACCACTGCCGCCGCCGAAGCGGTGCGAGCGGGCGGTCTTAAAATACTGGGCAGTGACATCAATTACATCAAATCCGACAGGCTGCGTCTGACCGCGCAAAAATATTCTGCAGATTGGTGGGTGCTTCTAATGTATTTTGCATCGTTGATAATCGTCGGGTTATCCCTGATCTACCGTCGTCATCAAGCAAAACTGCTCACTGACCGCGCTTATGCAAGAAAATTACGTGCCAATAAAGAAGTGAGAAGAAAGATAAAGGAAGCGGAACGTTGTTTGGCGAAACAGGAAATCCAAAAGTTTTACGGACTTTTATCGAAGATCCTTATCGGTTATATCGGCGACCGCTTCAATCTTGACACCCGGATGCTCACCAGAGAGCAGTTGACAGAGGAACTGATCAAACGAAATGTAAAAGAAGAACTCGTGAAAAGAATATCTACTGTTATCGAACGATGTGAAACAGTACGTTTTTCACCAGGCGGAGAATATGATGAACCGATGGATATGCTGCAGCGAATAAAGGAGATTATCCGTGAATTATAA
- a CDS encoding tetratricopeptide repeat protein, which yields MVSILIILTALNSNITAADLYNEGNRAYEKGDYKTAVEKYEEAALRIRNSDLYYNLGNSYFKAGNIGKAIVNYRRAYFLNPRDGDIKHNLAFVRRYRVDKINIIESPITKFFSALFHFLTITEAQNLAAFSFFLTAVLVSLFLIMRKKIYGYAAMVTVISFFFFLINWQIWRRESISSDAVVVVPEVTAFSGPGDEYKEILVIHDGAEVKIREIRNNYALVQLPGGIGGWVDLNGFEKIFPLPTSD from the coding sequence ATGGTTTCAATATTGATTATTCTGACGGCTCTGAATTCAAACATAACTGCGGCTGATTTATATAACGAAGGCAACAGAGCCTATGAAAAAGGAGATTACAAAACCGCTGTTGAAAAATATGAAGAAGCCGCCTTGAGGATCAGAAATTCTGATCTTTACTACAATTTGGGAAACAGTTATTTTAAAGCGGGAAATATAGGAAAGGCAATCGTCAACTACCGAAGGGCATATTTCCTCAATCCCCGGGATGGTGATATAAAACATAACTTGGCGTTTGTAAGAAGATATCGTGTGGATAAAATCAACATCATTGAAAGTCCGATAACAAAATTTTTCTCGGCGCTCTTCCACTTTCTGACCATAACTGAAGCGCAAAATCTGGCGGCGTTCTCATTTTTCCTCACCGCTGTTCTGGTTTCACTCTTTCTGATTATGAGAAAAAAAATCTACGGCTATGCAGCGATGGTCACTGTGATATCATTTTTCTTCTTTTTAATCAACTGGCAGATCTGGCGCCGTGAATCGATTTCCTCCGATGCAGTGGTGGTCGTACCGGAAGTCACGGCTTTCAGCGGACCCGGTGATGAATACAAAGAAATTCTTGTAATCCACGACGGTGCTGAAGTGAAAATCCGGGAGATAAGAAACAATTACGCCCTGGTCCAGCTGCCCGGTGGTATCGGCGGCTGGGTCGACCTCAACGGTTTCGAAAAAATCTTCCCCCTCCCCACCTCCGATTAA
- a CDS encoding Hsp20/alpha crystallin family protein, whose amino-acid sequence MADKFLDKWEPFRDMLNLRADMDRFFKSFFSGFPEEKEGFWSPVIDIEEDNENYIVKAELPGMKKEDIKVTVRDNVLSISGERKQEKETKDKTFHRIERSYGKFSRTISLPSTVDSNKIKATYKDGVLNITLPKLEEEKPRQIDVEIK is encoded by the coding sequence ATGGCGGATAAATTTCTGGATAAATGGGAACCTTTTCGGGATATGCTGAATTTGAGGGCGGATATGGATCGGTTTTTCAAAAGTTTCTTCAGCGGTTTTCCTGAGGAGAAAGAAGGTTTTTGGTCACCGGTGATTGACATTGAGGAAGATAATGAAAACTACATTGTCAAAGCCGAACTTCCCGGTATGAAGAAAGAGGATATAAAGGTGACGGTGCGTGATAATGTCCTTTCGATTTCCGGTGAGCGGAAACAGGAAAAAGAGACCAAGGACAAAACATTCCACAGGATCGAACGCTCATACGGCAAATTCAGCAGGACGATTTCTTTACCGTCGACCGTTGATTCAAACAAGATCAAAGCCACTTATAAAGACGGGGTGTTGAACATCACATTGCCCAAACTCGAAGAGGAAAAACCGAGACAGATTGATGTAGAGATTAAATAA
- a CDS encoding T9SS type A sorting domain-containing protein, translating into MKRIIGFILVGGLLFSQVLYEEYFTDGNMQLDWHPWFTDSLGIGDSMGVIADSTTPGGDFWAGRISNEYMGMAGLTYSGVPNLTDYSVEAWIYTTVSSVVGPYNGIAIRMNPTTRYYYRFVSDFDADGRLRLGLIGSGGMPVVLKDWFDSEIPGGVPATSSWHKFKLTVIADSIWAYYDDQLLPECPIVNDSVSHGYFGIYVFNMADTASTKCDNIIVRAEESAVMENMEGGVNGCFTIQPNPFTDIAEITIQYTGDIVGDDEDLKIFDMTGRVVKVLPPTYKVNGSTSVYTWNGRDNRDRILAPGVYFLMNANRRIADKIIKLP; encoded by the coding sequence ATGAAAAGAATAATAGGTTTTATCCTGGTAGGTGGTCTACTTTTCAGTCAGGTGCTTTATGAAGAGTATTTTACAGACGGTAATATGCAACTTGACTGGCATCCTTGGTTTACGGACAGCCTCGGTATCGGAGACAGTATGGGAGTGATTGCGGATTCCACCACACCCGGAGGAGATTTCTGGGCAGGACGTATATCAAATGAGTATATGGGGATGGCGGGTTTAACCTATTCAGGAGTTCCAAACTTGACCGATTACTCGGTCGAAGCCTGGATTTATACCACGGTTAGTAGTGTCGTTGGGCCCTATAACGGAATTGCAATCAGGATGAACCCCACTACCCGTTATTATTACCGTTTTGTATCGGATTTTGATGCAGACGGACGGTTGAGGTTGGGATTGATCGGTTCTGGTGGTATGCCGGTTGTTTTGAAAGACTGGTTTGATTCTGAAATTCCGGGAGGTGTTCCTGCGACATCTTCGTGGCATAAGTTTAAACTTACGGTGATAGCCGATTCGATCTGGGCTTATTATGATGATCAGTTGCTTCCGGAGTGTCCGATTGTAAATGACAGTGTAAGTCATGGGTATTTTGGGATTTATGTATTCAATATGGCTGACACCGCTTCGACAAAATGTGACAACATCATCGTGCGGGCTGAAGAATCCGCTGTTATGGAAAATATGGAAGGGGGCGTAAACGGTTGTTTTACGATTCAACCGAATCCCTTTACGGATATCGCTGAAATAACGATTCAATACACCGGGGATATAGTTGGAGATGACGAAGACCTGAAGATCTTTGATATGACCGGAAGGGTGGTGAAAGTTCTGCCGCCGACATATAAAGTTAACGGTTCGACCTCTGTCTATACCTGGAATGGAAGAGATAACAGAGATAGGATCCTGGCGCCGGGTGTCTATTTTCTTATGAACGCAAACAGGAGGATTGCGGACAAAATCATCAAACTGCCGTAA
- a CDS encoding PorV/PorQ family protein, producing MRFFTQMRRVGSLWMNVILLITAAAGYGFNKVGTTAAPFLKIEFGARPVGRGGAFVALADDPSGIYYNPAGIAALKKVYILGGHTKWFADLNYDYATFILPTSRINFGLWGSFLSTSFEMTTIEEPEGTGLSCDYIDGLLGFTVSLFLSNQLSLGLSGKYIQQTLHNETASTGALDVGTILKTPFKGMKLGMCLVNYGGRMQLSGNDLVVQTDPWPDYNGNPDVEARLTTESFPLPMAFKLGLALNLIDKEEGFFTSDEHHLDVSVDGIHPNDGEEKIQVGCEYGFFDMFFLRGGYKVNYDTQKFTAGAGMKMKIGSRDISVDYAYVDMDILDSTHRISVTIGF from the coding sequence ATGAGATTTTTTACACAGATGAGAAGAGTCGGAAGTTTATGGATGAATGTCATTTTGTTGATCACCGCCGCTGCAGGCTACGGTTTCAATAAGGTGGGCACAACCGCCGCACCGTTCTTGAAGATCGAATTCGGTGCAAGGCCTGTGGGTAGAGGCGGAGCTTTTGTCGCTCTGGCGGACGATCCCTCTGGCATATACTATAATCCCGCAGGAATAGCAGCATTGAAGAAGGTTTATATCCTGGGAGGCCATACCAAATGGTTTGCTGATCTTAATTATGATTATGCTACTTTTATTCTGCCGACATCCAGAATCAATTTCGGACTTTGGGGTTCATTTCTTTCAACGAGCTTTGAGATGACGACGATTGAAGAACCGGAGGGAACAGGACTTTCCTGCGATTATATCGACGGATTGCTCGGATTTACCGTTTCTCTGTTTCTGTCAAACCAGCTTTCACTCGGGTTATCAGGTAAATATATTCAACAGACCCTTCATAATGAAACCGCCTCGACAGGCGCTCTGGATGTCGGAACAATTCTGAAAACTCCGTTTAAGGGAATGAAATTGGGGATGTGTTTGGTTAATTACGGCGGCAGGATGCAGCTGTCAGGCAATGATCTGGTGGTTCAGACCGACCCCTGGCCCGATTACAATGGAAATCCTGATGTTGAAGCCCGACTTACCACAGAATCTTTTCCTTTACCGATGGCGTTCAAGTTGGGTCTTGCCTTGAATCTCATTGATAAAGAGGAGGGTTTTTTCACGAGTGATGAGCACCATTTAGATGTCTCGGTGGATGGAATTCATCCGAATGACGGAGAAGAAAAGATTCAGGTGGGATGCGAGTACGGCTTTTTTGACATGTTCTTTCTGCGCGGCGGGTATAAAGTGAACTATGATACCCAGAAGTTTACGGCTGGAGCCGGTATGAAGATGAAGATCGGCTCCCGGGACATTTCTGTTGATTATGCTTATGTTGACATGGACATCCTTGACTCGACTCACAGGATATCCGTGACAATAGGATTTTAA
- a CDS encoding T9SS type A sorting domain-containing protein, whose product MIFIIFLLLYPEADKAVGVSDKGELSNVTSNFGLIANLHYFTPAFHWPNSAPFQHQYCPGLGFLAARNDTVIESFLDLAAPEWAPLEGSNGSLYSGDVTTPDGTPIFATSDNVDTWPETGSGSFWPGPYRRDLETGEEVEGEFTSDQDLFCIFNDQDVFGIQVNQSGYSYGRIYAQDFIFYDFKIYNTRNTPLNDLYLGFRGNFRCDYDMHDYIGLYRDSVVTFVYYWDADGVPQEPWQSLGMIGVGFLNQEITDFHYYRKQDEPSDDYRLYPIIISDPSDPNIDSSLYFHGDDIHIDDPSFVQSLPPDSTSAYNYIVSSGPKTIAPGDTLQFTIVVICGSDSSDLFDNLNRALIMADNYFQGSGPPSPPTVYGIPGDQRVTLYWNPQPSESSVDIISGKHDFEGYKIYRSDDQGKTWGKEITNEKGEVVGYVPIAQFDLIDSIYGTDPAFPYQSLGNETGLQHTFIDSTVYNGIEYWYCVAAYDKGNQNPDSLEPSYENPRGRPEAANIVSVIPAAAPAGYNPAYIQNGDTLEPIGGPCEGLAVVTILNPSEILGHTYEITFNDSLFVDTAWVDSTTFNLFDVTAQETIFSEQELSDSSLDNIPVVNGFRLTLLNTESGVKSLGWTKVSGDTCTFTWWTGYVGSMGPIYTYISGNADFRIVVDHNNPATVRIDDGFGGNYSPIQIPIRVYDITDTLNPIDVSDSTWLVDYAYAYPGNPLFGPEGWDLIPGGAGYNSNPTGVSYGFVDQIGCWNNKGEAVYFATQNGPATAIAPSEGDEFTIITYKPFSSKIKYQFTVVPSSINSDAVDLNSVKVVPNPYILHSRFENTPYDRRIMFTNLPEECEIQIYNIAGEHITTINHNNNLSYEFWDLRTKYGLEVAYGLYIFVVKTDEQTKAKGKFIIVK is encoded by the coding sequence ATGATTTTTATCATATTTTTATTGTTATATCCTGAAGCCGACAAAGCAGTCGGTGTTTCCGACAAAGGGGAATTGTCCAATGTAACCTCTAATTTCGGTCTTATTGCGAATCTACACTACTTTACTCCGGCATTCCATTGGCCTAACTCAGCGCCGTTTCAGCATCAATATTGTCCGGGATTGGGATTTCTTGCGGCGCGCAACGATACGGTTATCGAGTCGTTCCTTGATCTTGCCGCTCCGGAATGGGCGCCGCTTGAGGGCTCAAATGGTTCTTTATACTCGGGCGATGTAACGACTCCCGACGGCACACCTATTTTCGCGACCTCTGACAATGTCGATACCTGGCCTGAAACCGGCAGCGGAAGTTTCTGGCCAGGACCATACCGACGCGATCTTGAGACCGGTGAGGAGGTTGAGGGAGAGTTTACTTCTGATCAGGATTTGTTCTGTATTTTTAATGATCAGGATGTCTTCGGTATCCAGGTAAACCAATCCGGTTATTCCTACGGCAGAATTTACGCCCAGGATTTCATATTTTATGATTTTAAGATCTATAACACCCGCAATACTCCCCTCAATGATCTCTATTTAGGATTTCGCGGTAATTTCCGTTGTGATTATGATATGCATGATTACATCGGATTATATCGCGATTCCGTGGTGACGTTTGTTTATTACTGGGACGCAGACGGTGTCCCTCAGGAACCATGGCAGTCACTTGGAATGATCGGTGTGGGATTTCTTAATCAGGAAATCACGGACTTCCATTATTATCGAAAACAGGATGAACCGAGTGACGATTACAGACTTTACCCGATAATAATCTCCGACCCTTCTGATCCGAATATCGATTCTTCACTCTATTTCCACGGCGATGATATTCATATCGATGATCCTTCGTTCGTGCAATCATTGCCGCCGGATTCAACAAGCGCCTATAATTATATTGTGTCGTCTGGGCCTAAAACAATAGCGCCGGGTGATACACTGCAGTTTACGATTGTCGTGATCTGCGGCAGCGATTCTTCTGATTTATTCGATAATCTGAATAGAGCCTTGATTATGGCGGATAATTATTTTCAGGGAAGCGGGCCTCCTTCTCCACCTACAGTTTACGGAATTCCGGGGGACCAAAGGGTTACTCTTTACTGGAATCCACAGCCTTCCGAGTCATCAGTCGATATCATAAGCGGTAAACATGATTTCGAGGGTTATAAAATATACCGAAGTGATGACCAGGGAAAGACGTGGGGCAAGGAGATAACCAATGAAAAAGGAGAGGTCGTCGGTTATGTTCCCATTGCTCAATTTGATTTAATCGACTCAATCTACGGGACCGACCCGGCATTCCCCTATCAGTCACTGGGAAATGAAACAGGCTTGCAGCATACTTTTATTGACAGCACCGTGTATAACGGCATTGAATATTGGTATTGTGTTGCGGCTTATGACAAGGGTAATCAAAATCCTGATTCACTTGAACCCTCCTATGAAAATCCCAGAGGAAGACCCGAAGCGGCGAATATCGTATCAGTCATCCCTGCTGCCGCTCCAGCCGGTTATAACCCTGCCTATATCCAGAATGGTGATACACTTGAACCTATCGGAGGTCCGTGTGAAGGGCTTGCAGTTGTTACTATTTTGAATCCCTCAGAGATTCTCGGCCATACCTATGAGATAACTTTCAATGATTCCCTTTTTGTCGATACGGCCTGGGTGGATTCCACAACATTTAATCTCTTTGACGTGACCGCTCAAGAAACAATATTTTCAGAACAGGAATTATCGGATTCATCACTGGATAATATCCCGGTGGTGAATGGTTTCAGATTGACTCTCTTGAATACTGAGAGTGGTGTGAAATCCCTGGGTTGGACAAAAGTGAGCGGTGATACCTGTACTTTCACCTGGTGGACCGGTTATGTCGGCTCTATGGGTCCGATCTATACTTACATCAGTGGCAATGCCGATTTTCGGATTGTCGTAGATCACAACAACCCTGCTACAGTCCGGATTGATGATGGTTTTGGCGGTAATTACTCGCCGATCCAAATTCCGATCAGGGTATATGATATTACTGATACCCTTAATCCAATTGATGTCAGTGATTCGACCTGGCTTGTGGATTATGCTTATGCTTACCCCGGTAATCCCCTTTTCGGACCAGAAGGCTGGGATCTTATTCCGGGCGGAGCAGGCTATAATTCTAATCCTACTGGCGTAAGCTATGGGTTTGTCGATCAAATCGGATGCTGGAATAATAAAGGAGAGGCTGTTTATTTCGCGACCCAAAACGGTCCCGCTACCGCGATCGCTCCGTCAGAAGGCGATGAGTTCACGATTATCACTTACAAACCGTTTTCTTCCAAGATAAAGTATCAATTCACAGTGGTTCCGTCGTCCATCAACTCGGATGCTGTTGATCTTAACTCAGTAAAGGTCGTTCCCAATCCTTATATTCTTCACTCAAGATTTGAAAATACCCCTTATGATCGACGGATTATGTTTACAAACCTGCCGGAAGAATGTGAAATTCAGATTTACAATATCGCCGGCGAGCATATAACCACAATCAACCACAACAATAATCTCAGTTATGAATTCTGGGATCTCCGGACAAAATACGGGCTTGAAGTCGCTTATGGACTATACATCTTCGTGGTGAAAACAGACGAACAGACAAAAGCAAAGGGTAAGTTTATAATCGTAAAATAG